The following nucleotide sequence is from Gammaproteobacteria bacterium.
ATGCGCCTCATATTCACCCGTCCTTGGGTTCACGCTCATGCCCCGCCTCTTTCAAACGTTCCAAATATCTAGTCCAGTTCGCTTCTTTATTTGTCCCTAAGTTATGCAAATGGTCCCAGGAAAAAATACCGGAACTGTGGTTGTCATCAAACACTAGTACCACTGCGTAGTTGCCGACTGGCTCTATCGCGGTAATGTTTACATCTTCTTTACCAATTTGAAGTTTTTCTTGCCCGGGTCCGTGACCTTGCACTTCTGCTGAAGGTGAGTGGGTGCGTAAATATTCACAACTTAGCTCAAATTTCTGGCCATCATCAAATTCAATCTCGAGTATGCGAGATTTTTGATGTAATTGAATGTTGGTTGGAGTTGCTATGGCCATTTCTGTAATCCTTTAAAGTATATATCTGCTGAGATCTTCATCTTTCACGAGCTCACCGATGTTTTCGTCAACGAAACTTGCATCAACTGTAAATGACTTGCCACTTTCATCTGGAGCATTATAGGAAATACTCTCGAGTAGACGTTCCATGACCGTATGCAGTCTGCGTGCACCGATATTCTCAGTAGATTCATTCACATCATGCGCGACTTGGGCAATTTTTCGCACACCGTCTTCTGCAAAATCTAGCGTGACTCCTTCAGTATTCATGAGTGCTGTGTATTGTTCGGTTAAGCA
It contains:
- a CDS encoding DUF971 domain-containing protein, whose translation is MAIATPTNIQLHQKSRILEIEFDDGQKFELSCEYLRTHSPSAEVQGHGPGQEKLQIGKEDVNITAIEPVGNYAVVLVFDDNHSSGIFSWDHLHNLGTNKEANWTRYLERLKEAGHEREPKDG